From the Lolium rigidum isolate FL_2022 chromosome 2, APGP_CSIRO_Lrig_0.1, whole genome shotgun sequence genome, one window contains:
- the LOC124690111 gene encoding probable mixed-linked glucan synthase 9 — MSSPAAASGGLADPLLAASIDDGDVVVSAKDRYWVPSDEKEILARQDCAAGTPPLLYRTFRVKGFLINLYRLLTLIRVVLVILFFTWRMDHQDSDSMWLWWISVVGDLWFGVTWLLNQVTKLKPRKCAPKLSKLREQFDLSDGISDLPILDVFINTVDPVDEPMIYTMNSILSILATDYPAEKYATYFSDDGGSLVHYEGLLETAKFAALWVPFCRKHCVEPRAPESYFGRNVQPYTGNAAGDFLDDHRRIRAEYDEFKACLDGLSTVIEERSNARNSANTKQGHVNATWMTDGTQWQGTWIEPAKGHKKGHHPAILQVMLNQPSNDPQLGKPASSDHPLDFSAVDVRLPTLVYIAREKRPGYDHQKKAGAMNVQLRVSALLSNAPFIINFDGDHYINNSQAFRAAMCFMLDPRDGDDTAFVQFPQRFDDVDPTDRYCNHNRMFFDATLLGLNGLQGPSFVGTGCMFRRVALYGADPPKWRPDDAKAKVLQRPNIFGKSTAFINSMPAAGNQERSIASPATLQETAATSAELADVMTCAYEDCTEWGNDVGWVYNIATEDVVTGFRLHRNGWRSTYYAMEPDAFRGTAPINLTERLYQILRWSGGSLEMFFSRFCPLLAGRRLRPMQRIAYINMTTYPVSTFFLVMYYLFPVLWLVHGQFYIQRPFQTFALFVAVIIATVELIGMVEIRWAGLTLLDCIRNEQFYIIGTTGVYPMALLHILLRSLGLKGVSFKLTAKKLTGGKRERLAELYDVQWVPLLAPTVVVIAVNVAAIGAAAGKAIAGRWSAAQVAGASTGLVFNVWMLLLLYPFALGIMGRWSKRPYILFALLAAAVAAVASVYAALAGSVLYFHS, encoded by the exons ATGTCTTCACCGGCGGCTGCCAGCGGTGGTCTAGCTGACCCGCTGCTGGCGGCGTCGATCGACGACGGCGACGTCGTGGTCAGCGCCAAGGACAGGTACTGGGTGCCTTCCGACGAGAAAGAGATTCTGGCGAGGCAAGACTGCGCCGCTGGGACGCCTCCGCTGCTGTACCGAACCTTCAGGGTCAAGGGCTTCCTCATCAACCTTTACAG GTTGTTGACCCTGATTAGAGTTGTGTTGGTTATTCTATTCTTCACTTGGCGCATGGATCACCAGGACTCTGACTCAATGTGGTTGTGGTGGATCTCGGTTGTAGGGGATCTTTGGTTTGGGGTAACTTGGTTACTAAACCAAGTCACCAAACTCAAACCTCGAAAATGTGCTCCCAAGCTATCTAAGCTAAGAGAACAATTCGATTTGTCCGACGGGATCTCTGACCTCCCCATCTTGGATGTATTCATTAACACCGTCGACCCGGTGGACGAGCCTATGATCTATACCATGAACTCCATCTTGTCGATCCTTGCTACGGACTACCCGGCTGAGAAGTATGCCACATACTTCTCGGATGATGGTGGATCGCTGGTTCACTATGAGGGGTTGCTCGAGACCGCAAAGTTTGCTGCTTTGTGGGTTCCATTTTGCCGGAAACATTGTGTAGAGCCAAGGGCCCCCGAGAGCTACTTCGGGAGGAATGTGCAACCGTACACCGGGAACGCAGCCGGTGACTTCCTTGATGACCATAGGCGAATTCGTGCGGAGTATGACGAGTTCAAGGCATGCTTGGATGGGCTTTCTACTGTCATTGAGGAACGATCCAATGCGCGCAACAGTGCAAACACGAAACAAGGACATGTAAATGCAACTTGGATGACAGACGGAACGCAATGGCAAGGAACATGGATTGAGCCAGCCAAGGGCCACAAGAAGGGACATCACCCTGCAATTCTTCAG GTGATGTTGAATCAGCCCAGCAATGATCCTCAGCTGGGCAAGCCAGCAAGCTCCGACCACCCTCTCGATTTCAGCGCCGTCGACGTGCGCCTGCCGACGCTTGTGTACATTGCCCGAGAGAAGCGGCCGGGGTACGACCACCAGAAGAAGGCGGGCGCCATGAACGTGCAGCTGCGCGTGTCTGCGCTGCTGTCCAACGCGCCCTTCATCATCAACTTCGACGGCGACCACTACATCAACAACTCGCAGGCCTTTCGGGCCGCCATGTGCTTCATGCTGGACCCGCGCGACGGCGACGACACCGCCTTCGTCCAGTTCCCGCAGCGCTTCGACGACGTGGACCCCACGGACCGGTACTGCAATCACAACCGCATGTTCTTCGACGCCACCCTCCTGGGCCTCAACGGTCTCCAGGGCCCCTCCTTCGTCGGCACCGGCTGTATGTTCCGTCGCGTCGCGCTCTACGGCGCCGACCCTCCAAAGTGGCGGCCCGACGACGCCAAGGCCAAGGTCTTGCAAAGGCCAAACATCTTTGGCAAATCGACGGCGTTCATCAACTCGATGCCTGCGGCGGGGAACCAGGAACGATCCATCGCGTCGCCGGCGACGCTCCAAGAGACAGCGGCGACGTCAGCGGAGCTTGCCGACGTGATGACATGCGCGTACGAGGACTGCACGGAGTGGGGAAACGATGTCGGGTGGGTGTACAACATCGCGACGGAGGACGTGGTGACCGGGTTCCGGCTGCACCGGAACGGGTGGCGGTCGACGTACTACGCCATGGAGCCAGACGCGTTCCGGGGCACGGCGCCGATCAACCTCACGGAGCGTCTGTACCAGATCCTGCGCTGGTCCGGCGGTTccctggagatgttcttctcccgcTTCTGCCCGCTCCTCGCCGGCCGCCGGCTCCGCCCCATGCAGCGCATCGCCTACATCAACATGACCACCTACCCGGTGTCCACCTTCTTCCTCGTCATGTACTACCTTTTCCCGGTGTTGTGGCTCGTCCACGGCCAGTTCTACATCCAGAGGCCGTTCCAGACGTTCGCGCTGTTCGTCGCCGTGATCATCGCCACGGTGGAGCTGATCGGCATGGTGGAGATCAGGTGGGCGGGGCTGACGCTGCTCGACTGCATCCGCAACGAGCAGTTCTACATCATCGGCACCACGGGCGTGTACCCGATGGCGCTGCTGCACATCCTGCTCAGGTCCCTCGGCCTGAAGGGGGTGTCCTTCAAGCTCACGGCCAAGAAGCTGACGGGCGGCAAGAGGGAGAGGCTCGCGGAGCTGTACGACGTGCAGTGGGTGCCGCTGCTGGCGCCCACGGTGGTGGTGATCGCCGTGAACGTGGCGGCCATCGGCGCCGCGGCGGGGAAGGCGATAGCCGGGCGGTGGTCGGCCGCGCAGGTGGCCGGGGCGTCGACGGGGCTGGTGTTCAACGTGtggatgctgctgctgctctacCCGTTCGCGCTCGGGATCATGGGGCGCTGGAGCAAGAGGCCATACATCCTCTTCGCTCTGCTAGCGGCCGCGGTCGCTGCCGTCGCATCGGTGTACGCCGCACTCGCCGGCTCCGTGCTATATTTCCATTCGTGA